A DNA window from Trichomycterus rosablanca isolate fTriRos1 chromosome 9, fTriRos1.hap1, whole genome shotgun sequence contains the following coding sequences:
- the pdgfra gene encoding platelet-derived growth factor receptor alpha isoform X2: MGILNLLLGIVLVEILQITCENSPPVIVSDRDEFVLAPNSQFNISCTGKKNVQWEDPLPSNTHTHVLPDLYTATLLILGAEAANTREYMCVYEDGEPESTDENTASIYIYVPDPEVPFVTDDLIETSNFYIPCRVTDPQSAVILRSLPSGHEIFASYEPRQGFLGSFSDGDYVCETVVNGQAVQSMMYTVKPSKPEYFTAELRASQEEINEGEALNLTCEVPTGVLHTQKWLHPSKAAVGAVQTKQSLPEKVLYTLSIPQATINDTGFYECAVTGQSSNTTWFSSVFITVHAGSFVTLDPSGIGAVEIAYLLEEKEFTIYIHSNVVPKVKWFKDDHLLNSKYITTKTTPLTDKRYENVLVLWHPVEEDSGMYKIIASVGLQSDTFSFMLHVRAEHQLSQSMLAPIIWPRQETLVVSLHSTFRLTCRGQAEVAWEGPVNLNEQTLDDKRGLFISTVTVDKATARYTGEYTCSYYNQTGESSIYIYVPDPDVPFVPSLVPFMNHILTSHEEMEVPCLVSDPSANVTLINMETKQAVPAVYDSQRGFLGIFTAGTYVCRAFVNGKVQNSEEYIAHGLTEGLGLQLELKAEKKALLVGETITVNCVAKGSDILENIWKYPGKILGRGVHTLKENKRDQEIRYTLTVSDATVKDSGIYVCSITDVISQDYQLKELNITVYEKGFVSLAPTFAPVETAKLDKVCEFQVDIEALPTPKVTWLKDGVVLGDISAEIATSFQAISETRSRSTLTLIRAKTEDSGNYTIRVNNGNQSASFSFSLQVKVPAMIMDLMDLHLGSEAGQAVVCVAGGAPVPEVEWYICKNIKHCANDSSLWSPLEINATGITVDTHVDQDNQLESHVIFGHLENTIAVRCLARNDMGVVSREVKLVANGSHSELTVAAAVLVLLVIVIISLIVLVIIWKQKPRYEIRWRVIESVSPDGHEYIYVDPMQLPYDTRWEFPRDGLVLGRILGSGAFGKVVEGTAYGLSRSQPVMKVAAKMLKPTARSSEKQALMSELKIMTHLGPHLNIVNLLGACTKSGPIYIITEYCFYGDLVNYLHKNRDNFLGHHSEKGKKDLDIFGINPADESSRSYVILSFKEKGDYMDMKQADTMQYVPMSERSNTSKYFDLSSDDYDHPPSHKHVSESEVEKLLSDDSDGLTTKDLLSFTYQVAKGMEFLASKNCVHRDLAARNVLLSQGKIVKICDFGLARDIMHDNNYVSKGSTFLPVKWMAPESIFDNLYTTLSDVWSYGILLWEIFSLGGTPYPGMVVDSSFYNKIKSGYRMAKPEHASSDVYELMAKCWNNEPEKRLSFQSLTESVANLLPCGYKMSYERVNQDFLKSDHPAVTRVQCVQSDETYLGVVYKNQGKMRDRESGFDEQRLSSDSGYIIPLPDLDPLSDEEYTKRNRHCSQTSDESAIETGSSSSTMPKREGETLEDITLLDEMCLDSGDLVEDSFL, from the exons ATGGGGATTCTGAATCTCCTTTTGGGTATTGTCCTTGTGGAAATATTGCAAA TTACATGCGAGAACTCTCCACCAGTCATTGTTTCAGACAGAGACGAGTTTGTCCTGGCACCAAACTCCCAGTTTAATATCAGCTGTACAGGAAAAAAGAACGTGCAGTGGGAAGATCCATTaccatctaacacacacacacatgtactgcCTGATCTTTACACTGCTACCCTTCTGATACTCGGAGCTGAGGCTGCCAACACACGAGAGTACATGTGTGTTTATGAAGATGGAGAGCCGGAAAGCACAGATGAAAACACTGCCAGCATCTACATTTACGTACCAG ATCCTGAAGTTCCATTCGTTACAGATGATCTGATAGAGACCTCGAATTTTTATATTCCCTGTCGAGTTACGGACCCTCAGTCTGCTGTAATTCTCAGGAGTTTGCCAAGTGGACATGAGATTTTTGCAAGCTATGAACCAAGACAAGGTTTCCTCGGCTCCTTCTCTGATGGTGACTACGTTTGTGAGACTGTTGTTAATGGCCAAGCAGTCCAGAGCATGATGTACACGGTTAAACCAAGTAAGCCAGA ATACTTCACTGCAGAACTGAGAGCCAGTCAGGAAGAAATAAATGAGGGTGAAGCACTCAACCTTACCTGTGAAGTTCCAACTGGTGTGCTGCACACCCAGAAGTGGTTGCATCCCAGCAAAGCT GCTGTAGGTGCTGTTCAAACAAAACAGTCCCTCCCTGAAAAGGTTTTGTACACTCTAAGCATCCCACAAGCTACAATAAATGACACTGGCTTCTACGAGTGTGCTGTCACTGGCCAGTCCAGCAATACGACCTGGTTTTCCAGTGTGTTCATCACTGTCCATG CGGGTTCTTTTGTGACTTTGGATCCCAGTGGAATTGGAGCAGTAGAAATAGCCTATCTCCTGGAGGAGAAAGAGTTCACAATTTACATCCATTCTAATGTTGTTCCAAAAGTCAAATGGTTTAAAGATGACCATCTGTTGAATAGCAAGTATATCACCACCAAGACCACTCCTCTGACAGACAAAAG ATACGAGAATGTTTTGGTTCTGTGGCATCCTGTAGAAGAGGACAGTGGAATGTACAAGATCATTGCATCAGTCGGTTTACAAAGCGATACGTTCTCCTTCATGCTTCATGTCAGAG CTGAGCACCAGCTGTCTCAGTCTATGCTGGCTCCGATAATCTGGCCAAGACAAGAGACTTTGGTGGTGTCTCTCCACTCCACATTCAGACTGACATGTCGTGGCCAGGCTGAGGTGGCCTGGGAAGGCCCAGTCAACCTTAACGAGCAGACATTGGATGATAAGAGAGGCCTCTTCATCTCCACAGTGACCGTGGATAAAGCCACAGCAAGATACACAGGAGAATACACATGCTCCTATTACAACCAGACAGGGGAGAGCAGCATCTATATCTATGTGCCAG ATCCAGATGTGCCATTTGTGCCCTCTCTGGTACCCTTTATGAACCATATCCTGACGAGTCATGAGGAGATGGAGGTGCCGTGCCTCGTGTCTGACCCGAGTGCCAACGTCACATTGATTAACATGGAGACTAAGCAGGCTGTGCCCGCTGTCTATGACAGTCAAAGGGGCTTCCTGGGAATCTTCACAGCCGGAACGTATGTGTGCCGAGCTTTTGTGAATGGGAAAGTGCAAAACAGTGAAGAATATATTGCCCATGGCTTGACAG AAGGCTTAGGGTTACAGTTGGAGCTGAAAGCTGAGAAGAAGGCACTGCTGGTTGGGGAGACCATCACAGTGAACTGTGTAGCCAAAGGGAGTGACATACTAGAGAACATCTGGAAATACCCTGGTAAAATa TTGGGTCGTGGAGTACATACACTGAAAGAGAACAAGAGAGATCAGGAGATCCGCTACACCCTGACTGTGTCTGATGCTACAGTTAAAGACAGTGGAATCTATGTCTGTTCTATCACTGACGTTATAAGCCAGGATTACCAATTAAAAGAGCTTAATATTACGGTCTATG AAAAGGGGTTTGTCTCTTTAGCTCCCACCTTTGCTCCTGTGGAGACTGCCAAACTGGACAAGGTTTGTGAGTTCCAAGTGGACATCGAGGCTCTCCCCACACCCAAGGTCACATGGCTAAAGGATGGTGTTGTCCTGGGTGACATTTCTGCAGAGATTGCTACTTCCTTCCAGGCAATCAGTGAGACAAG GTCCCGAAGCACCCTCACTCTAATTAGAGCTAAGACAGAGGACAGTGGAAACTACACAATAAGAGTTAATAATGGCAACCAGAGTGCCAGCTTCTCATTTAGCCTGCAAGTCAAGG TCCCTGCAATGATCATGGATCTAATGGATCTCCACCTTGGCTCAGAAGCAGGCCAGGCtgtggtgtgtgttgcaggAGGAGCTCCAGTCCCTGAGGTGGAGTGGTACATCTGTAAAAACATCAAACA CTGTGCTAATGACTCAAGCCTGTGGTCACCTCTTGAGATCAATGCTACAGGCATCACTGTAGATACACATGTGGACCAAGACAACCAGCTGGAGAGTCATGTGATCTTTGGCCATTTAGAGAACACAATCGCTGTTCGCTGCCTTGCCAGGAATGACATGGGCGTCGTCTCCCGTGAGGTCAAACTAGTGGCCAAtg GTTCACACTCTGAACTCACCGTGGCAGCTGCTGTTCTGGTGTTGTTGGTCATTGTCATCATCTCACTCATTGTGCTGGTCATTATCTGGAAACAG AAGCCACGGTATGAGATAAGGTGGCGGGTCATTGAGTCGGTCAGTCCGGATGGACATGAATACATCTACGTGGACCCCATGCAGTTGCCCTATGATACACGCTGGGAGTTTCCACGTGATGGGCTTGTCCTGG GCCGCATTCTTGGTTCAGGAGCTTTTGGTAAGGTGGTGGAAGGCACGGCATATGGACTCAGTCGTTCTCAGCCAGTAATGAAGGTGGCAGCAAAGATGCTAAAAC CAACGGCTCGCTCCAGTGAGAAGCAAGCGCTGATGTCAGAGCTGAAGATCATGACCCACCTTGGCCCCCATCTGAACATTGTCAACTTGTTGGGGGCATGCACCAAATCAG GTCCCATTTACATCATCACCGAGTACTGCTTTTATGGAGACCTGGTGAACTACCTGCATAAGAACAGAGACAACTTTCTTGGCCATCACTCTGAGAAGGGCAAGAAGGACCTGGACATTTTTGGCATAAACCCAGCTGATGAGAGCAGCAGAAG CTATGTGATCCTGTCATTTAAGGAAAAAGGAGATTACATGGATATGAAGCAGGCAGACACAATGCAATATGTTCCCATGTCGGAGAGGAGCAACACATCAAAATATTTTGACCTCTCCAGTGATGACTATGATCATCCACCCTCTCACAAACATGTCAGCG AAAGTGAGGTAGAGAAGCTTCTCTCAGATGACTCAGATGGGCTGACCACAAAGGATCTTCTTAGCTTCACCTATCAGGTGGCCAAAGGGATGGAGTTTCTGGCTTCCAAAAAT tgtgtgcaCAGAGATCTGGCTGCTCGAAATGTCCTGCTGTCTCAGGGTAAAATTGTGAAGATATGCGACTTTGGGCTGGCCAGAGACATCATGCATGACAACAACTATGTGTCCAAAGGAAGT ACCTTCCTACCAGTGAAATGGATGGCCCCTGAGAGTATTTTTGATAACCTGTACACCACTCTGAGTGACGTCTGGTCTTATGGTATCTTACTATGGGAGATCTTCTCTCTAG GTGGCACTCCTTATCCTGGCATGGTTGTGGACTCCAGCTTTTATAACAAGATCAAGAGTGGCTATAGGATGGCCAAACCTGAGCATGCTTCCAGTGATGT ATATGAACTGATGGCAAAGTGTTGGAACAATGAACCAGAGAAGAGACTCTCATTCCAAAGTCTTACTGAGAGTGTGGCCAACCTGTTGCCATGTGGATACAAGATG agctATGAGCGTGTGAACCAAGACTTCCTGAAGAGCGACCACCCGGCGGTGACACGCGTTCAATGCGTCCAGAGTGACGAGACCTATCTGGGTGTGGTTTATAAGAACCAGGGCAAGATGCGGGACCGTGAGAGCGGTTTTGATGAGCAGAGGCTAAGCTCTGACAGTGGCTACATTATTCCCCTGCCTGACCTTGACCCACTCTCTGACGAGGAATACACTAAAAGGAATCGCCACTG CTCCCAGACCTCTGATGAGAGTGCTATAGAAACAGGCTCAAGCAGCTCCACAATGCCCAAGCGGGAGGGAGAGACCCTGGAGGACATCACACTGCTGGATGAAATGTGCCTGGATTCAGGGGATCTGGTGGAGGACAGCTTCCTGTGA
- the pdgfra gene encoding platelet-derived growth factor receptor alpha isoform X1 — MGILNLLLGIVLVEILQITCENSPPVIVSDRDEFVLAPNSQFNISCTGKKNVQWEDPLPSNTHTHVLPDLYTATLLILGAEAANTREYMCVYEDGEPESTDENTASIYIYVPDPEVPFVTDDLIETSNFYIPCRVTDPQSAVILRSLPSGHEIFASYEPRQGFLGSFSDGDYVCETVVNGQAVQSMMYTVKPSKPEFTRMFDMGGDTYFTAELRASQEEINEGEALNLTCEVPTGVLHTQKWLHPSKAAVGAVQTKQSLPEKVLYTLSIPQATINDTGFYECAVTGQSSNTTWFSSVFITVHAGSFVTLDPSGIGAVEIAYLLEEKEFTIYIHSNVVPKVKWFKDDHLLNSKYITTKTTPLTDKRYENVLVLWHPVEEDSGMYKIIASVGLQSDTFSFMLHVRAEHQLSQSMLAPIIWPRQETLVVSLHSTFRLTCRGQAEVAWEGPVNLNEQTLDDKRGLFISTVTVDKATARYTGEYTCSYYNQTGESSIYIYVPDPDVPFVPSLVPFMNHILTSHEEMEVPCLVSDPSANVTLINMETKQAVPAVYDSQRGFLGIFTAGTYVCRAFVNGKVQNSEEYIAHGLTEGLGLQLELKAEKKALLVGETITVNCVAKGSDILENIWKYPGKILGRGVHTLKENKRDQEIRYTLTVSDATVKDSGIYVCSITDVISQDYQLKELNITVYEKGFVSLAPTFAPVETAKLDKVCEFQVDIEALPTPKVTWLKDGVVLGDISAEIATSFQAISETRSRSTLTLIRAKTEDSGNYTIRVNNGNQSASFSFSLQVKVPAMIMDLMDLHLGSEAGQAVVCVAGGAPVPEVEWYICKNIKHCANDSSLWSPLEINATGITVDTHVDQDNQLESHVIFGHLENTIAVRCLARNDMGVVSREVKLVANGSHSELTVAAAVLVLLVIVIISLIVLVIIWKQKPRYEIRWRVIESVSPDGHEYIYVDPMQLPYDTRWEFPRDGLVLGRILGSGAFGKVVEGTAYGLSRSQPVMKVAAKMLKPTARSSEKQALMSELKIMTHLGPHLNIVNLLGACTKSGPIYIITEYCFYGDLVNYLHKNRDNFLGHHSEKGKKDLDIFGINPADESSRSYVILSFKEKGDYMDMKQADTMQYVPMSERSNTSKYFDLSSDDYDHPPSHKHVSESEVEKLLSDDSDGLTTKDLLSFTYQVAKGMEFLASKNCVHRDLAARNVLLSQGKIVKICDFGLARDIMHDNNYVSKGSTFLPVKWMAPESIFDNLYTTLSDVWSYGILLWEIFSLGGTPYPGMVVDSSFYNKIKSGYRMAKPEHASSDVYELMAKCWNNEPEKRLSFQSLTESVANLLPCGYKMSYERVNQDFLKSDHPAVTRVQCVQSDETYLGVVYKNQGKMRDRESGFDEQRLSSDSGYIIPLPDLDPLSDEEYTKRNRHCSQTSDESAIETGSSSSTMPKREGETLEDITLLDEMCLDSGDLVEDSFL, encoded by the exons ATGGGGATTCTGAATCTCCTTTTGGGTATTGTCCTTGTGGAAATATTGCAAA TTACATGCGAGAACTCTCCACCAGTCATTGTTTCAGACAGAGACGAGTTTGTCCTGGCACCAAACTCCCAGTTTAATATCAGCTGTACAGGAAAAAAGAACGTGCAGTGGGAAGATCCATTaccatctaacacacacacacatgtactgcCTGATCTTTACACTGCTACCCTTCTGATACTCGGAGCTGAGGCTGCCAACACACGAGAGTACATGTGTGTTTATGAAGATGGAGAGCCGGAAAGCACAGATGAAAACACTGCCAGCATCTACATTTACGTACCAG ATCCTGAAGTTCCATTCGTTACAGATGATCTGATAGAGACCTCGAATTTTTATATTCCCTGTCGAGTTACGGACCCTCAGTCTGCTGTAATTCTCAGGAGTTTGCCAAGTGGACATGAGATTTTTGCAAGCTATGAACCAAGACAAGGTTTCCTCGGCTCCTTCTCTGATGGTGACTACGTTTGTGAGACTGTTGTTAATGGCCAAGCAGTCCAGAGCATGATGTACACGGTTAAACCAAGTAAGCCAGAATTCACAC GTATGTTTGATATGGGTGGGGATACATACTTCACTGCAGAACTGAGAGCCAGTCAGGAAGAAATAAATGAGGGTGAAGCACTCAACCTTACCTGTGAAGTTCCAACTGGTGTGCTGCACACCCAGAAGTGGTTGCATCCCAGCAAAGCT GCTGTAGGTGCTGTTCAAACAAAACAGTCCCTCCCTGAAAAGGTTTTGTACACTCTAAGCATCCCACAAGCTACAATAAATGACACTGGCTTCTACGAGTGTGCTGTCACTGGCCAGTCCAGCAATACGACCTGGTTTTCCAGTGTGTTCATCACTGTCCATG CGGGTTCTTTTGTGACTTTGGATCCCAGTGGAATTGGAGCAGTAGAAATAGCCTATCTCCTGGAGGAGAAAGAGTTCACAATTTACATCCATTCTAATGTTGTTCCAAAAGTCAAATGGTTTAAAGATGACCATCTGTTGAATAGCAAGTATATCACCACCAAGACCACTCCTCTGACAGACAAAAG ATACGAGAATGTTTTGGTTCTGTGGCATCCTGTAGAAGAGGACAGTGGAATGTACAAGATCATTGCATCAGTCGGTTTACAAAGCGATACGTTCTCCTTCATGCTTCATGTCAGAG CTGAGCACCAGCTGTCTCAGTCTATGCTGGCTCCGATAATCTGGCCAAGACAAGAGACTTTGGTGGTGTCTCTCCACTCCACATTCAGACTGACATGTCGTGGCCAGGCTGAGGTGGCCTGGGAAGGCCCAGTCAACCTTAACGAGCAGACATTGGATGATAAGAGAGGCCTCTTCATCTCCACAGTGACCGTGGATAAAGCCACAGCAAGATACACAGGAGAATACACATGCTCCTATTACAACCAGACAGGGGAGAGCAGCATCTATATCTATGTGCCAG ATCCAGATGTGCCATTTGTGCCCTCTCTGGTACCCTTTATGAACCATATCCTGACGAGTCATGAGGAGATGGAGGTGCCGTGCCTCGTGTCTGACCCGAGTGCCAACGTCACATTGATTAACATGGAGACTAAGCAGGCTGTGCCCGCTGTCTATGACAGTCAAAGGGGCTTCCTGGGAATCTTCACAGCCGGAACGTATGTGTGCCGAGCTTTTGTGAATGGGAAAGTGCAAAACAGTGAAGAATATATTGCCCATGGCTTGACAG AAGGCTTAGGGTTACAGTTGGAGCTGAAAGCTGAGAAGAAGGCACTGCTGGTTGGGGAGACCATCACAGTGAACTGTGTAGCCAAAGGGAGTGACATACTAGAGAACATCTGGAAATACCCTGGTAAAATa TTGGGTCGTGGAGTACATACACTGAAAGAGAACAAGAGAGATCAGGAGATCCGCTACACCCTGACTGTGTCTGATGCTACAGTTAAAGACAGTGGAATCTATGTCTGTTCTATCACTGACGTTATAAGCCAGGATTACCAATTAAAAGAGCTTAATATTACGGTCTATG AAAAGGGGTTTGTCTCTTTAGCTCCCACCTTTGCTCCTGTGGAGACTGCCAAACTGGACAAGGTTTGTGAGTTCCAAGTGGACATCGAGGCTCTCCCCACACCCAAGGTCACATGGCTAAAGGATGGTGTTGTCCTGGGTGACATTTCTGCAGAGATTGCTACTTCCTTCCAGGCAATCAGTGAGACAAG GTCCCGAAGCACCCTCACTCTAATTAGAGCTAAGACAGAGGACAGTGGAAACTACACAATAAGAGTTAATAATGGCAACCAGAGTGCCAGCTTCTCATTTAGCCTGCAAGTCAAGG TCCCTGCAATGATCATGGATCTAATGGATCTCCACCTTGGCTCAGAAGCAGGCCAGGCtgtggtgtgtgttgcaggAGGAGCTCCAGTCCCTGAGGTGGAGTGGTACATCTGTAAAAACATCAAACA CTGTGCTAATGACTCAAGCCTGTGGTCACCTCTTGAGATCAATGCTACAGGCATCACTGTAGATACACATGTGGACCAAGACAACCAGCTGGAGAGTCATGTGATCTTTGGCCATTTAGAGAACACAATCGCTGTTCGCTGCCTTGCCAGGAATGACATGGGCGTCGTCTCCCGTGAGGTCAAACTAGTGGCCAAtg GTTCACACTCTGAACTCACCGTGGCAGCTGCTGTTCTGGTGTTGTTGGTCATTGTCATCATCTCACTCATTGTGCTGGTCATTATCTGGAAACAG AAGCCACGGTATGAGATAAGGTGGCGGGTCATTGAGTCGGTCAGTCCGGATGGACATGAATACATCTACGTGGACCCCATGCAGTTGCCCTATGATACACGCTGGGAGTTTCCACGTGATGGGCTTGTCCTGG GCCGCATTCTTGGTTCAGGAGCTTTTGGTAAGGTGGTGGAAGGCACGGCATATGGACTCAGTCGTTCTCAGCCAGTAATGAAGGTGGCAGCAAAGATGCTAAAAC CAACGGCTCGCTCCAGTGAGAAGCAAGCGCTGATGTCAGAGCTGAAGATCATGACCCACCTTGGCCCCCATCTGAACATTGTCAACTTGTTGGGGGCATGCACCAAATCAG GTCCCATTTACATCATCACCGAGTACTGCTTTTATGGAGACCTGGTGAACTACCTGCATAAGAACAGAGACAACTTTCTTGGCCATCACTCTGAGAAGGGCAAGAAGGACCTGGACATTTTTGGCATAAACCCAGCTGATGAGAGCAGCAGAAG CTATGTGATCCTGTCATTTAAGGAAAAAGGAGATTACATGGATATGAAGCAGGCAGACACAATGCAATATGTTCCCATGTCGGAGAGGAGCAACACATCAAAATATTTTGACCTCTCCAGTGATGACTATGATCATCCACCCTCTCACAAACATGTCAGCG AAAGTGAGGTAGAGAAGCTTCTCTCAGATGACTCAGATGGGCTGACCACAAAGGATCTTCTTAGCTTCACCTATCAGGTGGCCAAAGGGATGGAGTTTCTGGCTTCCAAAAAT tgtgtgcaCAGAGATCTGGCTGCTCGAAATGTCCTGCTGTCTCAGGGTAAAATTGTGAAGATATGCGACTTTGGGCTGGCCAGAGACATCATGCATGACAACAACTATGTGTCCAAAGGAAGT ACCTTCCTACCAGTGAAATGGATGGCCCCTGAGAGTATTTTTGATAACCTGTACACCACTCTGAGTGACGTCTGGTCTTATGGTATCTTACTATGGGAGATCTTCTCTCTAG GTGGCACTCCTTATCCTGGCATGGTTGTGGACTCCAGCTTTTATAACAAGATCAAGAGTGGCTATAGGATGGCCAAACCTGAGCATGCTTCCAGTGATGT ATATGAACTGATGGCAAAGTGTTGGAACAATGAACCAGAGAAGAGACTCTCATTCCAAAGTCTTACTGAGAGTGTGGCCAACCTGTTGCCATGTGGATACAAGATG agctATGAGCGTGTGAACCAAGACTTCCTGAAGAGCGACCACCCGGCGGTGACACGCGTTCAATGCGTCCAGAGTGACGAGACCTATCTGGGTGTGGTTTATAAGAACCAGGGCAAGATGCGGGACCGTGAGAGCGGTTTTGATGAGCAGAGGCTAAGCTCTGACAGTGGCTACATTATTCCCCTGCCTGACCTTGACCCACTCTCTGACGAGGAATACACTAAAAGGAATCGCCACTG CTCCCAGACCTCTGATGAGAGTGCTATAGAAACAGGCTCAAGCAGCTCCACAATGCCCAAGCGGGAGGGAGAGACCCTGGAGGACATCACACTGCTGGATGAAATGTGCCTGGATTCAGGGGATCTGGTGGAGGACAGCTTCCTGTGA